Proteins from one Sulfurovum sp. TSL1 genomic window:
- the pdxH gene encoding pyridoxamine 5'-phosphate oxidase, translating to MLDLQEMRTEYIQATLDESSVPIDPFTLFEIWFAQAVKTEVKDPNSMILATSSKDNIPNIRTVLLKIFDEKGFVFFTNYNSVKAKEIEENPHVALEFLWLDLERQVRVIGTCEKVSTSESMSYFMKRSRGSQIGAWVSEQSSVISSRKMLQMQIEKMKQKFANGSIPLPDFWGGYRVIPSQIEFWQGRENRLHDRILYTRDNGGWSIQRLAP from the coding sequence ATGTTGGATTTGCAAGAGATGCGTACAGAATATATACAGGCGACACTTGATGAAAGTTCGGTACCCATAGATCCTTTTACACTCTTTGAAATCTGGTTCGCACAAGCGGTCAAGACAGAGGTGAAAGATCCAAATAGTATGATATTGGCTACAAGTTCGAAAGATAATATTCCAAATATACGTACCGTACTTTTAAAGATATTTGACGAAAAGGGCTTTGTTTTTTTTACGAACTATAATAGTGTCAAGGCCAAAGAGATAGAAGAAAATCCTCATGTGGCACTGGAATTCTTATGGTTGGACCTCGAACGACAGGTACGTGTGATAGGCACCTGTGAGAAGGTCAGTACATCAGAGTCCATGTCATACTTTATGAAGCGTTCACGCGGGAGTCAGATAGGTGCATGGGTGAGCGAACAAAGTTCAGTGATCTCTTCACGGAAGATGCTTCAAATGCAAATAGAAAAAATGAAACAGAAGTTTGCGAATGGTTCGATCCCTCTACCTGATTTTTGGGGAGGTTACAGGGTCATACCCTCACAGATAGAATTCTGGCAGGGCAGAGAGAACAGACTGCATGACCGTATTCTTTATACGAGAGACAATGGCGGATGGAGCATCCAAAGGCTTGCGCCCTAG
- a CDS encoding DUF2156 domain-containing protein, giving the protein MSTLTVSNYTLKHFDLRAKEHMDRYLKVVNADISDYTFAGNYIWLSTATGFYAIVNDTFCLFILNSGELSMLLPPLGKQENTYEAMLQCFEIMNAHNSNRQYSKIEYIHENMLEGFVDYLEEGTVIFDMLKDFIIEKKLVDYIYKVDNLIELKGDQYKSKRNEINKFQKVYTNHRVEIIDIDKHRDGITHLFNKWVKDRTTYMPKEEVESFLDGIYFERFAIKRLLNDYQNLDVVGMVLYIDDEIKGFTVGERINEQTSSVIIEKTDFEVLGCAQFIFREFTKYLKEIYHSEYINVGDDMGFENLKKVKMSYRPDKLIPKYTIYQKQ; this is encoded by the coding sequence GTGTCAACCTTGACCGTGAGCAACTATACCCTGAAACACTTCGACCTAAGAGCAAAAGAACACATGGATAGATACCTAAAAGTGGTCAATGCAGATATCAGTGACTATACCTTTGCAGGCAATTACATCTGGCTCTCTACTGCTACCGGATTTTATGCCATTGTGAATGATACCTTTTGTCTTTTTATACTGAATTCCGGCGAACTTTCCATGCTTCTTCCTCCCTTGGGAAAACAGGAAAATACCTATGAAGCGATGCTGCAATGTTTTGAGATCATGAATGCACATAACAGTAACAGACAGTATTCAAAAATAGAATATATCCATGAAAATATGCTTGAAGGCTTTGTGGATTACCTTGAAGAGGGAACCGTGATCTTTGATATGCTCAAAGACTTTATCATCGAAAAGAAGTTGGTGGACTATATCTATAAAGTGGATAACCTTATTGAACTCAAAGGTGACCAGTATAAATCAAAAAGAAACGAGATCAACAAGTTTCAGAAGGTTTACACCAATCACAGGGTTGAGATCATAGATATCGATAAACACCGGGACGGGATCACACATCTTTTTAACAAATGGGTCAAAGACAGGACAACTTATATGCCAAAAGAAGAAGTGGAAAGCTTTTTAGACGGTATTTATTTTGAGAGATTTGCTATCAAACGTCTGTTGAATGATTATCAAAACCTTGATGTGGTAGGAATGGTACTTTATATCGATGATGAGATCAAGGGATTTACGGTAGGAGAGAGGATCAATGAACAAACCTCCAGTGTGATCATCGAAAAGACCGATTTTGAGGTGTTGGGATGTGCCCAGTTCATTTTTAGGGAGTTTACCAAATACCTTAAAGAGATCTATCATAGCGAGTATATCAACGTGGGCGATGATATGGGATTTGAAAATTTGAAAAAAGTTAAAATGTCCTATCGTCCGGATAAGCTCATTCCTAAATATACGATCTACCAAAAACAATGA
- a CDS encoding GNAT family N-acetyltransferase — MITHATQDHLKALVALENSLFSNDDFPLSRGSFSYHIKKNDLFVFIHEGEVAGYILWLKRKRYYRLYSLGVSVECRGRGMAQELLSYSFTLLKAQSYTLEVKTTNLSAISLYEKFGFAKQKILKGYYPNNRDGYLMRRQDNDETQKL, encoded by the coding sequence ATGATCACGCACGCTACCCAAGACCATCTGAAGGCATTGGTTGCATTGGAAAACAGCCTTTTTTCCAATGATGATTTTCCTTTGAGCAGGGGTTCGTTTTCCTATCATATCAAAAAGAATGATCTATTCGTATTTATCCACGAGGGAGAAGTAGCAGGATATATTCTTTGGCTTAAAAGAAAAAGGTACTATCGTCTTTATTCTTTGGGTGTATCTGTAGAGTGTAGGGGGAGAGGTATGGCTCAAGAGTTACTTTCGTATTCATTTACACTTTTAAAAGCGCAGAGCTATACGCTTGAGGTCAAAACAACGAACCTAAGTGCCATATCACTTTACGAGAAGTTCGGTTTTGCAAAGCAAAAAATTCTAAAGGGGTATTATCCGAATAACCGTGACGGATATCTCATGAGAAGGCAGGACAACGATGAAACTCAAAAATTATAA
- a CDS encoding SDR family oxidoreductase — protein sequence MKVLLTGANGYIGRRLKQTLLNEDVSLRLLVRNPKSLDPDLNAEIVQGDTFDMDSLERALEGIDVAYYLIHSLQQKNYKELDKQSAQNFLDAAIKKGVKRIIYLGGLGIKEHASEHLLSRIETGEILSSRPDKIETIWIRAGVIIGSGSASFEIIRHLTEKLPVMVTPKWVSTLAQPIGVDDVIAYLNAAKDLNINKNLVVDIGSEKMTYKEMMLGCAHALGLRRWIIPLPVLSINLSSYWLNLFTPVPYTVARSLIEGLSSEVVVQNENAKKYFSQIQPIRFDEAVKKAIKEMEENQVYSRWSDAGGVGDRWEMQHKGDPSSAVLMDRQVVDLNGIPKETIYRTFCAIGGKEGWLGYHWLWEIRGWIDKMIGGAGLNRGRRDSCHLRIGESVDFWRVEDLIPNERLLLYAQMKVPGKAWLEFKIKGDELVQTAYFYPRGLFGRLYWYVLTPVHYLVFRTMIRSILKKAQNDEQTK from the coding sequence ATGAAGGTTCTGCTCACCGGTGCAAACGGCTACATAGGCAGACGTCTGAAGCAAACGCTATTAAATGAGGATGTTTCTCTACGTCTGCTTGTACGCAACCCCAAAAGTCTGGATCCTGATCTAAACGCTGAAATAGTACAAGGTGATACCTTTGATATGGATTCTTTGGAGCGTGCTCTTGAGGGTATCGATGTTGCGTACTATCTCATACACTCTTTGCAACAGAAAAACTATAAAGAGCTTGACAAACAAAGTGCACAGAATTTTCTGGATGCAGCCATTAAAAAAGGTGTAAAACGCATTATCTATCTAGGGGGACTTGGGATTAAAGAACATGCAAGTGAGCATCTTTTAAGTCGTATAGAAACGGGGGAAATACTCTCAAGCAGGCCGGATAAAATAGAGACTATCTGGATACGTGCAGGTGTGATCATAGGCTCGGGAAGTGCCAGTTTTGAGATCATCCGGCACCTTACAGAAAAACTGCCTGTGATGGTGACACCCAAATGGGTCAGTACATTAGCACAGCCGATCGGGGTAGATGATGTCATTGCTTACCTGAATGCCGCAAAAGATCTTAATATCAATAAGAATCTCGTGGTGGATATAGGCAGTGAGAAGATGACCTACAAAGAGATGATGCTTGGCTGTGCCCATGCACTTGGCCTTCGTCGCTGGATCATCCCACTCCCTGTACTGAGTATCAATCTTTCATCATATTGGTTAAATCTTTTCACTCCTGTACCCTACACAGTCGCACGTTCTCTTATAGAGGGTCTCTCTTCTGAGGTTGTGGTACAAAATGAAAATGCCAAAAAGTATTTCAGTCAGATCCAGCCCATCAGATTTGACGAAGCAGTCAAAAAAGCCATTAAAGAGATGGAAGAAAATCAGGTCTATAGCCGATGGAGTGATGCAGGGGGAGTAGGTGACAGGTGGGAGATGCAGCATAAAGGTGACCCCTCATCGGCAGTTTTAATGGACCGTCAGGTAGTTGATCTTAACGGTATTCCCAAAGAGACCATTTACCGTACTTTTTGTGCTATCGGTGGTAAAGAGGGGTGGCTTGGCTATCATTGGCTTTGGGAGATCAGAGGCTGGATAGATAAAATGATCGGTGGTGCAGGACTCAACAGAGGAAGAAGAGACAGTTGTCATCTCAGAATAGGAGAGAGTGTGGATTTTTGGAGAGTTGAAGATCTCATTCCCAATGAAAGACTGCTGCTCTATGCACAAATGAAAGTCCCCGGCAAAGCTTGGCTGGAATTTAAGATAAAAGGCGATGAACTGGTGCAAACAGCTTATTTTTATCCACGCGGGTTGTTTGGCAGGCTCTATTGGTATGTGCTTACTCCTGTGCATTATCTGGTATTTCGTACTATGATAAGATCTATACTGAAAAAAGCACAAAACGATGAACAGACAAAATAA
- a CDS encoding lipocalin family protein translates to MKKLLLPIALSFALLLTGCEDKKPEKVTPVENFNLNDYLGTWYEIVRLEHRFEEGMEAISATYSMREDGGVKVLNKGYKTEEKEWSEAEGKAYFVKSPNEGFLKVSFFGPFYGSYIVMDTDYETYTMISGPDLSYFWILSRKPTLDEKILDRLLAQAKEAGFDTSKLIYPDQSMNASMNNDK, encoded by the coding sequence ATGAAAAAATTACTATTACCAATCGCACTCTCATTTGCGTTATTATTGACAGGGTGTGAAGACAAAAAACCGGAAAAAGTTACACCTGTTGAAAATTTTAATCTCAATGATTATCTTGGAACATGGTATGAGATAGTTAGGTTGGAACACAGGTTTGAAGAAGGTATGGAAGCTATATCGGCAACCTACAGTATGAGAGAAGACGGCGGTGTTAAAGTACTCAATAAAGGGTATAAAACCGAAGAGAAAGAGTGGAGCGAGGCCGAAGGTAAAGCCTATTTTGTCAAAAGTCCAAACGAGGGCTTCTTGAAAGTATCCTTTTTCGGACCGTTCTATGGTTCTTACATCGTGATGGATACAGACTATGAGACCTATACGATGATCAGCGGCCCTGATCTGAGTTATTTCTGGATACTCTCCAGAAAACCGACACTCGATGAGAAGATACTGGACAGACTTTTAGCGCAAGCAAAAGAAGCAGGGTTTGACACGAGCAAGCTTATCTATCCGGACCAAAGTATGAATGCAAGTATGAATAATGACAAATAA
- a CDS encoding sirohydrochlorin chelatase, with amino-acid sequence MTNKALIIVAHGSRKDSSNEEVKALGEKVKILQDKYYAFVMTAFLEFAVPSLEESILSCIDKGISEIVILPYFLASGNHVTRDIPEVVEKIQASYPKVKITLKEHLGSAPGMVNLLSDMAVSSNKKL; translated from the coding sequence ATGACAAATAAAGCACTCATCATCGTAGCGCATGGCAGCCGAAAAGACTCCTCCAATGAAGAGGTCAAGGCACTAGGAGAGAAAGTAAAAATCTTGCAGGATAAATACTATGCGTTTGTGATGACGGCATTTTTGGAGTTTGCTGTTCCTTCTTTGGAAGAGAGTATACTCTCCTGTATAGACAAGGGTATAAGTGAGATAGTCATCTTGCCTTATTTCCTGGCTTCGGGTAACCATGTTACCCGAGATATCCCTGAAGTGGTTGAAAAGATACAGGCATCATACCCGAAAGTAAAGATAACACTCAAAGAGCATTTAGGCAGTGCACCTGGTATGGTGAATCTTCTTAGCGATATGGCTGTCAGTTCGAACAAAAAACTCTAA
- a CDS encoding transposase yields the protein MRKIIPSLSKMWLKVINLEQSLFPKLEASIGALSPKEEKLIKILDFAEIERFVSTVQITNPPKDREEMARAFVAKQVYNFQTTSALIDRLKIDRTLRVICGWRHYNEIPSESKFSRVFKEFSQQSIATKAHDVFIEKYLSETLFFYSSIDSTAIELREKAVKQEKEIKPKRRQGRPKKGEELPPKKPSILQQQENMQSTEEMLSLISTESNTSIKQNSKGNRYRWTGGKLHMSVVDGDIPITAIYSSASVHDSSLALPLICQSSQKINYLYDLADAAYDNKIIKSYSQKQNHRPIIDINPKNSKKLKAQIALAKSEKKILQPLKLYNNSDDLHYNQPTSVERVNAYLKDNYGCSKIYYQGAQKVASVLAFAVLSVCITQSLKLVT from the coding sequence ATGAGAAAAATTATACCTTCACTTTCAAAAATGTGGCTTAAAGTCATTAATTTAGAGCAGAGTCTTTTCCCCAAACTAGAAGCATCTATAGGAGCATTAAGTCCCAAAGAAGAAAAGCTGATAAAGATCCTTGACTTTGCAGAGATAGAAAGATTTGTCTCTACTGTACAGATCACCAATCCACCCAAAGACAGAGAAGAGATGGCGCGTGCCTTTGTAGCCAAACAGGTCTATAACTTTCAAACCACAAGTGCATTAATAGACAGATTAAAAATAGATAGAACATTAAGAGTCATATGTGGATGGAGACATTACAATGAAATCCCCAGTGAATCAAAATTCAGCCGTGTCTTTAAAGAGTTCAGTCAACAATCTATTGCAACCAAAGCCCATGATGTTTTTATAGAGAAGTATTTAAGTGAGACACTTTTCTTTTATAGCAGTATCGATTCCACCGCGATTGAACTGAGAGAAAAAGCGGTAAAGCAGGAAAAGGAGATCAAACCTAAACGCAGACAGGGGCGTCCAAAGAAAGGAGAAGAGCTTCCACCTAAAAAGCCAAGTATCTTACAACAACAGGAGAATATGCAAAGTACTGAGGAGATGTTATCTCTCATAAGCACCGAGAGTAATACCAGTATCAAACAGAATTCAAAAGGAAACCGATATAGATGGACAGGTGGCAAACTTCATATGAGTGTGGTAGATGGGGATATTCCTATCACTGCTATCTATTCGTCTGCCTCTGTGCATGATAGTTCATTAGCATTACCGCTCATCTGTCAGAGTAGTCAGAAAATAAACTATCTGTATGATCTGGCTGATGCAGCCTATGACAACAAAATTATAAAGAGTTATTCTCAGAAACAAAATCACAGACCCATTATTGATATTAATCCAAAGAATTCAAAAAAACTCAAAGCACAGATCGCTTTAGCTAAAAGTGAAAAAAAGATATTGCAGCCACTCAAACTCTATAATAACTCTGATGATCTGCACTATAATCAACCAACCAGTGTTGAGAGGGTTAATGCCTATTTGAAAGACAACTATGGATGTAGTAAGATCTATTACCAGGGAGCTCAAAAGGTAGCTTCTGTGTTAGCCTTTGCTGTGTTGTCTGTCTGCATCACGCAGTCTTTAAAACTTGTTACCTAG
- a CDS encoding CPBP family intramembrane glutamic endopeptidase, whose protein sequence is MKIRSLLPYLAITFGLAWGLIALLMLFPQQITAVFGELSAKNPLFILAVYAPAIAAFILVFRHRGLQGLRRYLSRLLLWRVHWGWYIYLFIGIPLLFYAGASIKGNLFTDPFPFSTWNEVFWAMAFMLILGPIEEFGWRGVALPLLQQHFAPIWAGIILGFVWGMWHLPAFYLSGSLQSTWSFFPFFIGTIALSIIVTPLFNASGGSILLPMLFHWQVINPVFPDAAPYDTIMFVASAIIVVIINRKKMFSRDGAVIEVVPGETMK, encoded by the coding sequence ATGAAAATTCGATCCTTGTTACCGTATCTGGCCATCACATTCGGATTAGCCTGGGGTCTTATAGCCTTACTTATGCTATTTCCACAACAAATCACAGCAGTATTCGGTGAATTAAGTGCGAAAAATCCGCTATTTATACTTGCGGTTTATGCCCCTGCGATAGCGGCCTTTATTTTGGTGTTTCGTCACAGAGGATTGCAAGGATTACGGCGCTACCTCTCAAGATTATTGCTATGGAGGGTGCATTGGGGTTGGTATATATATTTATTCATTGGTATTCCATTATTGTTCTATGCAGGTGCTTCTATAAAAGGAAATCTATTTACAGACCCATTTCCATTTTCAACCTGGAATGAAGTGTTTTGGGCTATGGCATTTATGCTCATTTTGGGACCTATAGAGGAATTTGGTTGGCGTGGAGTTGCGTTGCCGTTACTTCAGCAGCATTTTGCTCCAATATGGGCAGGTATTATCCTGGGGTTTGTCTGGGGGATGTGGCACCTTCCGGCATTTTACCTAAGTGGATCGCTACAGAGTACATGGTCTTTCTTTCCCTTTTTCATTGGTACCATAGCGCTCAGTATCATTGTCACACCACTGTTTAATGCCTCAGGCGGCAGCATTTTACTACCCATGCTATTTCATTGGCAGGTTATTAACCCTGTTTTTCCCGATGCTGCTCCATACGACACGATTATGTTTGTGGCTTCGGCCATCATTGTTGTCATCATCAATCGAAAGAAAATGTTCAGCAGGGATGGTGCAGTGATAGAGGTGGTCCCCGGAGAAACGATGAAATGA
- a CDS encoding serine hydrolase has translation MSTWSNQRLYGWTGMLMVVACVIYFLSGIDFDEHNLSNDAFGKLEKDVQNVLDARYKAAQITDELFPGATVAFVLRDGRMAGFATGFSDIEEKTSMSTESRMPAGSIGKTFVAAVALSMVSDGMLDLDGKIIKWLGDEPWFNRLPNHEMITLRHLLNHSSGLIDHVFDAGSGFQDYMKKQVTLGNTERTIDPRELVQFILDKKPLFPVGEGFHYTDTGYILVGLIIEKASGSSYYKELSNRFLKPLNLRLTSPLSQGKVVGLAQGYAPKSQQLFGLPYKVVDAGTFVFNTSLEWTGGGVTSNSQDLVLWAKKLYEGKVIAQPYLDEMLNSVANPKQGRDNSGRIYGYGLGVSIAKTKYGTTFRHGGFFPGYNSILAYFPEYRIAIAMQMNSDSSKIEEHFEAIVKIIIEAIDPDLIKIE, from the coding sequence ATGAGTACCTGGAGTAATCAAAGGCTGTATGGTTGGACTGGAATGCTCATGGTAGTAGCGTGTGTTATTTATTTTCTTTCTGGAATAGATTTTGATGAACACAATCTTTCTAATGACGCGTTTGGAAAGCTTGAGAAAGATGTTCAAAACGTATTGGATGCACGGTATAAAGCAGCCCAGATCACAGATGAACTTTTTCCTGGGGCAACGGTAGCTTTTGTGCTGAGAGACGGACGTATGGCAGGGTTTGCAACAGGTTTTTCAGACATTGAAGAAAAGACTTCCATGTCGACTGAGTCACGCATGCCAGCGGGAAGCATTGGCAAGACATTTGTTGCTGCAGTTGCACTGAGCATGGTCTCGGATGGTATGCTGGATCTGGACGGTAAGATCATTAAGTGGCTTGGCGACGAGCCGTGGTTCAATCGCCTTCCAAACCATGAGATGATTACATTGCGGCATCTGTTGAATCATAGCAGCGGTCTCATTGATCATGTATTTGATGCAGGTTCAGGATTTCAGGATTATATGAAGAAGCAAGTGACTCTCGGCAATACAGAGCGCACTATTGACCCAAGGGAATTGGTACAGTTTATCCTAGACAAAAAGCCGTTATTCCCAGTTGGTGAAGGTTTTCACTATACTGATACAGGTTACATTTTGGTGGGACTCATCATCGAAAAAGCCAGCGGTTCGAGCTATTATAAAGAACTCTCCAATCGCTTTCTGAAGCCTTTGAATCTTAGGCTTACCTCGCCGTTGAGTCAAGGAAAAGTAGTGGGGTTGGCACAAGGGTATGCTCCCAAAAGCCAACAGCTTTTCGGACTTCCATACAAGGTTGTGGATGCAGGTACTTTTGTATTTAATACCTCTCTCGAATGGACGGGCGGTGGTGTGACAAGTAATTCACAAGATCTAGTACTGTGGGCAAAGAAGCTCTATGAAGGTAAAGTTATAGCCCAACCGTATCTTGACGAGATGTTGAACTCAGTAGCCAATCCTAAACAGGGTCGAGACAATTCGGGTCGAATATACGGATATGGACTCGGGGTAAGTATAGCGAAGACGAAATACGGTACGACATTCAGGCACGGTGGTTTTTTCCCTGGATATAATTCCATACTGGCCTATTTCCCCGAGTACAGAATAGCTATCGCCATGCAGATGAATAGCGATAGCTCAAAAATTGAAGAGCACTTCGAGGCCATTGTAAAAATCATTATTGAAGCCATTGATCCAGACCTTATCAAAATAGAGTAA
- a CDS encoding M23 family metallopeptidase: protein MNIHLKTLNPDVERFNNYHGQSRALDIFRITSWGLHVRGLRPEDPNRYVSFGTSLLAPCSGHVAKVVDGVPDNRVPVMNREQMAGNYLAIDCGEYYVVMAHFRQGTIGVREGQAVVVGDVLGELGNSGNSSEPHLHIHAQRGLPEDAPLGGESLALTINGRFLVRNDRLRVTDN from the coding sequence GTGAACATCCACCTGAAAACTCTGAATCCCGATGTTGAACGGTTTAATAATTATCATGGCCAGAGCCGCGCACTCGATATTTTTCGAATCACGTCATGGGGGCTTCATGTGCGAGGTCTTCGGCCAGAGGATCCTAATCGATATGTGAGTTTCGGAACCTCGCTATTGGCACCCTGTAGTGGCCACGTTGCCAAAGTCGTTGATGGCGTGCCTGATAATCGGGTGCCTGTCATGAACCGGGAACAGATGGCTGGCAATTACCTTGCCATCGACTGCGGTGAGTACTATGTGGTGATGGCTCATTTTCGTCAGGGCACTATTGGTGTTCGCGAGGGGCAGGCCGTGGTGGTTGGTGATGTGCTGGGTGAACTGGGCAATTCCGGGAACAGCTCCGAACCGCATCTGCATATTCATGCCCAGCGAGGATTGCCTGAAGACGCGCCACTTGGCGGAGAGTCCCTCGCATTGACCATCAACGGACGTTTCCTAGTGCGTAATGACAGGCTTAGAGTGACTGATAATTAA
- a CDS encoding CPBP family intramembrane glutamic endopeptidase yields MSDTRERFPGLRQWVLAHPILTFPLIYLGWAYLFWTPLLLSESSVWSFPNILWFLIGGASPLIAGLGLAVFTGGKAQLLDLTQRLIDWRRIPTSWWLVILLFWLAFDLAMAGLAVLIGVTNLPLDVNWSLFSNPGMLLFLVLLSFVFPAIEEIGLRGYYLDTLLQRLGPTTAGLINGTVWAIWHAPFVWFPGYYANTTFNPELYWWLPMIVCTTVLITHVYNSTGGSIIAVLVFHGMMNFTGEMLGISSDMYPFLLSGYAVLALLLLVFWSKNRVPDQS; encoded by the coding sequence ATGAGTGATACGCGCGAACGATTCCCCGGATTGCGTCAATGGGTGCTCGCACACCCGATCCTCACCTTTCCACTGATCTATCTCGGCTGGGCTTACCTGTTCTGGACACCCTTGCTGCTCTCGGAGTCTTCGGTGTGGTCCTTTCCGAACATTCTGTGGTTCCTGATCGGCGGCGCCAGTCCGCTTATTGCTGGACTTGGCTTGGCGGTGTTTACGGGAGGCAAGGCGCAACTCCTCGATCTGACTCAACGGCTGATCGATTGGCGGCGCATTCCCACCTCCTGGTGGCTGGTAATCCTTTTGTTCTGGCTGGCGTTCGATCTGGCGATGGCTGGTCTCGCAGTGTTGATAGGTGTCACCAATTTGCCACTCGATGTGAATTGGTCACTTTTTTCAAATCCGGGCATGCTTTTGTTTCTTGTGCTCCTTTCCTTTGTTTTTCCAGCCATCGAAGAGATCGGTTTGCGCGGATACTACTTGGATACACTACTGCAGCGCCTCGGCCCGACTACGGCAGGATTGATCAACGGTACGGTCTGGGCTATCTGGCACGCGCCGTTCGTCTGGTTTCCCGGTTACTATGCAAACACGACCTTTAATCCAGAGCTTTATTGGTGGCTACCAATGATAGTCTGTACGACAGTGTTGATTACTCACGTATATAACAGCACCGGAGGAAGTATAATTGCGGTTTTGGTGTTCCATGGAATGATGAACTTTACCGGTGAGATGCTCGGCATTTCGTCAGACATGTATCCATTTCTTCTATCTGGATATGCAGTCTTAGCGCTACTATTGCTTGTTTTTTGGTCAAAAAACCGTGTGCCTGACCAATCATGA
- a CDS encoding nitroreductase family protein has product MINSRKTSVTSEQIKSLLSYAVLAPSSHNTQPWRFEITDGAVSIFADRTRALPANDPDDRELTISCGCALMNLRVAAAHGGIGVTCDITPDSGNDDLLAVISFNKENSLSTDESGLFKSIEWRRTYRRRFASRDIPTEVLDSLSENASEEASWLEVIDSEDDRQKVAELVAEGDSIQWSNPSWRRELAAWMHPRRRGDGLTVPGIVAPIAQVIVRTFDIGKVVGAKDKQLADESPILAVLGTAGDNVADWLAAGQALEKILLSAHSQGLQASYLNQPIQVASLRPKLQNLLSQQGFPQILLRLGFPKDEIDAAPRRHLDEVME; this is encoded by the coding sequence ATGATAAATTCAAGGAAAACGTCTGTTACTTCGGAACAGATAAAATCATTGCTGAGCTATGCCGTCCTCGCTCCCTCGAGTCACAACACGCAGCCATGGCGATTTGAGATTACTGATGGCGCAGTCTCCATATTTGCCGATAGGACGCGAGCCCTTCCTGCTAACGATCCAGATGATAGAGAACTCACTATAAGCTGTGGCTGTGCTCTGATGAATTTGCGTGTGGCGGCTGCTCATGGAGGGATTGGTGTGACTTGCGACATTACACCAGATTCTGGTAATGATGACCTGCTAGCCGTAATCTCATTTAACAAAGAAAATTCGTTATCCACGGACGAATCTGGACTATTTAAATCTATCGAGTGGCGTCGAACCTATCGAAGACGTTTTGCATCGAGAGATATACCGACTGAGGTTCTAGATTCATTGAGTGAGAATGCATCGGAAGAAGCTTCCTGGCTCGAAGTCATCGATTCGGAAGACGATCGTCAGAAGGTGGCAGAGCTTGTCGCAGAGGGCGATTCCATTCAGTGGTCAAACCCCAGTTGGCGAAGAGAGCTCGCTGCATGGATGCACCCACGCCGTCGAGGTGACGGTCTGACTGTACCTGGAATCGTTGCGCCCATCGCGCAAGTCATTGTTCGAACTTTCGACATAGGCAAAGTAGTGGGGGCAAAGGATAAGCAACTAGCCGATGAATCCCCTATACTTGCTGTTCTAGGCACCGCTGGTGACAACGTTGCGGATTGGTTAGCAGCTGGTCAAGCGTTGGAAAAGATATTGCTATCTGCACACTCTCAGGGGCTGCAAGCGTCTTATTTAAATCAACCTATCCAAGTTGCATCATTACGCCCCAAACTTCAAAACCTATTGAGCCAACAGGGGTTTCCGCAAATCTTGCTAAGGCTAGGTTTTCCGAAAGATGAAATTGACGCAGCGCCACGTCGCCATCTCGATGAAGTGATGGAGTGA
- a CDS encoding flavin reductase family protein, protein MRKNEEPMFKTYDTLEEATHTQPRVTALLACQHNLMPASWHMPVSKSPFRYAVAVREENYTHALLEKHRSFTLNFLPFDHYETVSMMGKIHGDIEDKLSKSGLVVEGIDSNENVLLSASDFIYECRVCDTYKNGDHTIFIADVSNIHVNEKQSHKPMLFSGRGKYATVEETFTVPKRSIV, encoded by the coding sequence ATGAGAAAAAATGAGGAACCAATGTTTAAAACCTATGATACTTTAGAAGAAGCAACACATACACAGCCAAGAGTCACGGCTTTGCTCGCCTGCCAGCACAACCTGATGCCGGCTTCATGGCATATGCCTGTCTCTAAGTCGCCTTTTCGCTATGCTGTGGCGGTACGTGAAGAGAACTACACCCATGCACTACTGGAAAAACATCGAAGCTTTACACTCAATTTCTTACCATTTGATCATTATGAAACTGTCAGCATGATGGGAAAAATACATGGTGACATCGAAGACAAATTGTCTAAAAGTGGCTTAGTGGTAGAGGGTATAGATAGCAATGAAAATGTATTACTCAGTGCTTCAGACTTTATCTATGAATGTAGGGTATGTGATACCTATAAAAATGGTGATCATACCATTTTTATCGCAGATGTTAGTAACATACATGTCAATGAAAAACAGAGTCACAAGCCTATGCTGTTTTCCGGTCGTGGGAAGTATGCGACAGTAGAAGAGACATTTACAGTACCAAAAAGGAGTATTGTATGA